Proteins from one Sander lucioperca isolate FBNREF2018 chromosome 16, SLUC_FBN_1.2, whole genome shotgun sequence genomic window:
- the st3gal8 gene encoding ST3 beta-galactoside alpha-2,3-sialyltransferase 8, translated as MLFRRKLCVALMTAAILFLMLASQSIQRRYFQPLSLALPISWATPTGRETVVEPTVPPADPTPDPPRTPPPPDTTQPEAEEKPVKNSQYNLRSCGCTESCISDLGGSDWFRQRYDPKQQPILFRDNNNFDPKALRWWLNLQRSGNNDQTLNEVMLDMFKVISPPTVDFRPLSSRCRSCAVVGNSGNLRGSENGNLINSHDYVIRMNKALTRGFEKDVGNRTTHHFLYPESAVDVDHGVSLVLLPFKLRDLEWLTSALSTGQVKMTYMRVKDRVQADKDKVLVVNPVFFKYANDRWTEGHGRYPSTGMLAIIFALHTCDQVSVFGYGADQQGNWHHYWEDNRYAGAFRKTGVHSADFETQIIHRLAKEGKISLHLGQKLRPTDPQTSLQTF; from the exons ATGTTGTTTAGGAGGAAGCTGTGCGTTGCCCTGATGACCGCTGCCATCCTCTTCCTCATGCTCGCCAGTCAGAGCATCCAGAGGAGATACTTTCAGCCTCTGTCATTAGCCCTGCCCATCAGCTGGGCCACGCCCACCGGCAGGGAGACAG TAGTTGAACCCACGGTACCTCCTGCTGATCCTACCCCTGACCCTCCCAGGACCCCCCCTCCTCCCGACACCACCCAACCTGAAGCCGAGGAGAAGCCTGTAAAGAACTCCCAGTATAACCTGAG GTCGTGTGGTTGTACTGAGTCTTGTATTTCAGACCTGGGGGGGTCAGACTGGTTCCGCCAGCGCTATGACCCCAAACAGCAGCCCATCCTCTTCCGAGACAACAACAACTTTGACCCTAAAGCACTCAGATGGTGGCTG AATCTTCAGCGGTCCGGTAACAACGACCAGACTCTAAATGAAGTGATGTTAGATATGTTCAAGGTCATTTCCCCACCCACTGTGGACTTCAGGCCCCTCTCCTCCCGTTGCCGTAGTTGTGCAGTGGTTGGCAACTCCGGCAACTTGCGGGGATCGGAAAACGGCAACCTGATCAACTCCCACGACTACGTAATCCG GATGAACAAGGCGCTGACTCGAGGATTTGAGAAAGACGTTGGGAATCGGACAACGCATCACTTCCTGTACCCGGAAAGTGCGGTGGACGTTGATCATGGCGTCAGCCTCGTCCTGTTGCCGTTCAAACTGAGAGACCTGGAGTGGCTGACCAGCGCGCTGTCCACCGGCCAAGTCAAAAT gaccTACATGAGGGTTAAAGACCGAGTGCAGGCTGATAAAGACAAG gttcTGGTGGTGAACCCAGTGTTCTTTAAGTATGCTAACGATCGTTGGACCGAGGGTCACGGTCGCTACCCGTCCACCGGCATGCTGGCCATCATCTTCGCTCTGCACACCTGTGACCAG GTGTCGGTGTTTGGTTACGGCGCTGACCAGCAGGGGAACTGGCATCACTACTGGGAGGACAATCGCTATGCTGGAGCCTTCAGGAAGACTGGAGTCCACAGTGCCGACTTTGAAACGCAGATCATCCACCGGCTCGCCAAGGAGGGCAAGATCAGTCTGCACCTGGGACAGAAGCTCCGACCTACTGACCCACAGACAAGCCTACAGACCTTTTGA